Below is a window of Thermus islandicus DSM 21543 DNA.
CCTCCGCCCTGGCCGAGGAGAGCAAGCTGGCCCTGCTGGAGTGGGCGGAGGAGCAGGGCTTTCAGCCGGAAGGCGTACTGTTTGACGCTTGGTACACAGCGAGGCATGTCTTGGAGCGGCTAAAGTTGAGTTTCTACCCATGCCGACGGAAACTTATCGCAGGTAAGCTGAGCCTGGATTTGAGCCCTCTGTTACCGGTGCAGGTGGAGGCCGCGTAAGTCCAGGTACCCTGACATCTACGGTGGCGAGGTCTACCGGGCCAGCGCCACGAAACCACGCCCCTGGGCCTAGACGGGACCTGTGGGGGATGGGCAGAGCAGGGGCCGGTAAGAACCGCTAAGCCGTGAGGAGCCGTCACCGGACAGGCCTCTAGGGAAACCGTACAAAAAACCGCGCCCCCCCTAAGACCGACTCCTCCACCCCAGCCATCCCCCCGTGGGCCTCGGCCACCCGCCGTACCAAGGCCAGACCCAGGCCACTCCCCTGTGCCCGGTGGGCAGGGCTGGCCTGGTGGAAGGCCTCGAAAATCCTCTCCCGCTCCCCCCAGGGAACCCCGGCTCCGTCGTCCTCCACCGCCAGCTCCAAGACGCCCTCGCAGGAAAGCGACACCCGCACTCGGTTTCTGGCAAACTTGAAGGCGTTTTCCAGCAAGTTTCGCACCAGCGCCTTGAGCAGGAGAGGGTCGCCGCTTAGCCGACAGGGGGCCTGTGGCAACTGCAACTCCAGGACCTTGCCCCCGCGCTCGACCTCCTCGAGGGCCTCCAGGACCACCCCCAGAAAGTCCACCTCCTCCTGGGTCAGGGCCCGCTCCGCCCGCGAAAGCAGGAGGAGCCGTTCCACCAGGCGCCACAGGTCAAAGGCCGCCTCTTTCGCCCTTTCCACCGGGGCGGTCGGGATGGGATCTTGTTCCAGGGCCTGCTCGAGCCGCCCGACCAGGGCGGCGAGGGGGGTCCTGAGCTCATGGGCGGCGTTTTGCAAAAAGCGCTTCTCCTTCTCCAGGTAGCCTTCCAACGCCTCTAGGAGTAGGTTTTGCGCCCGGGCTAGGCGAAAAACCTCGTCCTTCGCCCCATGCTCGGGCAACCGACCCTTGGGGTCGGGGCGCTGGGCCAGCTCCAGGGCCCTGCGGGTGACGCGGTCCAAGGGCGCGAGAGCCCGCCCGGCGAGCGCATATCCCCCGAGGAAGGCCAAAAACACCGCGGCAGGCAGGGAGAACTGCAAAACCCGATCTAGACGGTCGAGCGCTGCGTCCACCCATTCCAGGGGCCTCCCCGCCACGAGCTGGAGCCCTTCCACCTGGCTTCCGCAAAAGCGCACCTTCCTGGCGGTCCAGCACCCCGTAGCGGGCTGGGGTGGGGAGAGAATCGGCCCTGCTCGGTCCACGAGCCTCCCCCCCTGGAAGAGGAAAAGGGCTAGATCGGGGGGGAGGTCCTTCAGGGCCTCGCCTTCTCCCAGGAAGGCCCGGTGGTCCTCCTGGTTCACCAAGGGACGCGCCAAAAGAAGGGCATCTTGCAACGAAGCGTCGAGCGCCTGGTACAGGCTTGCTTTCACCCCGAAGTGGAGTCCCAGGCCCCAAAGCCCGAGCACCAATCCCAGGAAGAGGACGTAAAAAAGCGTCAGGCGCAGGCGCAGGCTCATCCCTGAAAGCTATACCCCAGGCCGCGTTCGGTGCGAATGGCCTCTTCGGAGAGCTTTTGCCGCAGGCGATACACATAGACGTCCACCGCCTTGGGGTCTACCCCTTGCTCCCCGCCCCAGACCTTCTCCAACAGCACCTCCCGGGGGAAAAAGCCCCCTGCGTTCAGCGCCAAAAACTCCAGCAGGGCATACTCCCTCCCGGAAAGGCGCACCTCCTGGCCTTCCCACCAAGCCCGTTTGCCCTCCAGATCCAGCGTGAGCCTACCCCGCACTATGCGGTTGGTCGCCTCCCCGTAAGCCCGGCGCAGGAGGGCCCTCACCCGGGCCCGGAGTTCCTTCAGGTGAAAGGGCTTCACCAGGTAGTCGTCGGCCCCTCCCTCCAGGCCCCGTACCCGGTCCTCCAGGGCGTCGCGGGCGGTGAGCACCAGCACTGGGGCCTTGCACTCTTGGCGCGCCTTCTCCAAAAAGGAGAACCCGTCCATGCCGGGAAGCATGACATCCAACACGATGAGATCAAAGGGGAAGGTCGCCACCAGGCTGAGGGCCTCCTCGGCCCCCTCCACCCAGTCTACCGCGTACCCTTCGGCCTCGAGGGCCTCCTTGACCAATTCCCCCACGCGGGGGTCGTCCTCTACGAGGAGAAGCCGCATCGTCCACCTTTCCCCTTTTTCCCCCGGTGCGCCCCTAGCGGGCCC
It encodes the following:
- a CDS encoding sensor histidine kinase, giving the protein MSLRLRLTLFYVLFLGLVLGLWGLGLHFGVKASLYQALDASLQDALLLARPLVNQEDHRAFLGEGEALKDLPPDLALFLFQGGRLVDRAGPILSPPQPATGCWTARKVRFCGSQVEGLQLVAGRPLEWVDAALDRLDRVLQFSLPAAVFLAFLGGYALAGRALAPLDRVTRRALELAQRPDPKGRLPEHGAKDEVFRLARAQNLLLEALEGYLEKEKRFLQNAAHELRTPLAALVGRLEQALEQDPIPTAPVERAKEAAFDLWRLVERLLLLSRAERALTQEEVDFLGVVLEALEEVERGGKVLELQLPQAPCRLSGDPLLLKALVRNLLENAFKFARNRVRVSLSCEGVLELAVEDDGAGVPWGERERIFEAFHQASPAHRAQGSGLGLALVRRVAEAHGGMAGVEESVLGGARFFVRFP
- a CDS encoding response regulator transcription factor; this translates as MRLLLVEDDPRVGELVKEALEAEGYAVDWVEGAEEALSLVATFPFDLIVLDVMLPGMDGFSFLEKARQECKAPVLVLTARDALEDRVRGLEGGADDYLVKPFHLKELRARVRALLRRAYGEATNRIVRGRLTLDLEGKRAWWEGQEVRLSGREYALLEFLALNAGGFFPREVLLEKVWGGEQGVDPKAVDVYVYRLRQKLSEEAIRTERGLGYSFQG